A part of Liolophura sinensis isolate JHLJ2023 chromosome 1, CUHK_Ljap_v2, whole genome shotgun sequence genomic DNA contains:
- the LOC135466053 gene encoding uncharacterized protein LOC135466053: MEKFRFLLSMSLAFVCVFGCVFIVKSLQQDTGLLDKQLSRAKKKIMENTSWKLDTYLMFKMFDGNGDGKLNKNELNAMLLVATMDIKEAEATAGTLAIVGDTDDDNQLTVKEFSQMFGIKGN; this comes from the exons ATGGAGAAATTCCGATTTTTGTTGTCAATGAGCTTGGCCTTTGTGTGTGTCTTCGGCTGCGTGTTCATCGTGAAAAGTTTACAACAAGACACGGGACTGTTAGATAAACAGCTGTCCAGGGCTAAGAAG AAAATCATGGAAAACACCAGCTGGAAACTGGACACATACctaatgtttaaaatgtttgacGGCAATGGGGATGGCAAGTTGAACAAAAACGAGTTAAATGCCATGTTACTTGTTGCCACAATGGACATCAAGGAGGCCGAAGCCACAGCGGGCACGTTAGCAATAGTGGGTGATACCGATGATGATAACCAACTGACAGTCAAAG aatTCTCACAGATGTTTGGGATCAAAGGAAATTGA
- the LOC135466062 gene encoding uncharacterized protein LOC135466062: MGNGLYGRAERHTNNRLDGRAGRHVNNRLDGRARRHMNKCVDVRAERHMSNRLDGRAEGHMNNRLDGRAERHMNNRLDGRAERHMNNRLDGRAERHMNKCLDVRAERHMNNGLDGRAERHMNNGIDERAERDMKNRLDGRAERHMHKRLDVRAVGHVHKCLDVRAERHMDNGLDERAERHMHKCLDVRAEGHVHKCLDVRAEGHMHKRLDVRAEGHMHKRLDVRDEGHINKCLDERAERHMHKRLDVRAVGHVHKCLDVRAERHMDNGLDERAERHMHKCLDVRAEGHVHKRLDVRAEGHVHKCLDVRAEGHMHKCLDVRAEGHMHKRLDVRAEGHINKCLDERAERHMHKCLDVKSEGHVHKCLDVRAEGHMNNGLDVRAERHMNNGIDERAERHMHKRLDGRAEGYIDKCLDERAERHMNSRLDVRAVTNLLEKQTLQICFEGRRQQ, from the coding sequence ATGGGCAATGGTCTTTATGGGCGAGCTGAACGACACACAAACAATCGTCTTGATGGGCGAGCTGGGCGACACGTGAACAATCGCCTTGATGGGCGAGCTAGGCGACACATGAACAAATGTGTTGATGTAAGAGCTGAGCGACACATGAGCAATCGCCTTGATGGGCGAGCTGAGGGACACATGAACAATCGCCTTGATGGGCGAGCTGAACGACACATGAACAATCGTCTTGATGGGCGAGCTGAACGACACATGAACAATCGTCTTGATGGGCGAGCTGAGCGACACATGAACAAGTGTCTTGATGTAAGAGCTGAGAGACATATGAACAATGGTCTTGATGGGCGAGCTGAGCGACACATGAACAATGGTATTGATGAGCGTGCTGAACGAGACATGAAGAATCGTCTTGATGGGCGAGCTGAGCGACACATGCACAAACGTCTTGATGTAAGGGCTGTGGGACACGTGCACAAATGTCTTGATGTAAGAGCTGAGCGACACATGGACAATGGACTTGATGAGCGAGCTGAGCGACACATGCACAAATGTCTTGATGTAAGAGCTGAGGGACACGTGCACAAATGTCTTGATGTAAGAGCTGAGGGACACATGCACAAACGTCTTGATGTAAGAGCTGAGGGACACATGCACAAACGTCTTGATGTAAGAGATGAGGGACACATAAACAAGTGTCTTGATGAGCGAGCTGAGCGACACATGCACAAACGTCTTGATGTAAGGGCTGTGGGACACGTGCACAAATGTCTTGATGTAAGAGCTGAGCGACACATGGACAATGGACTTGATGAGCGAGCTGAGCGACACATGCACAAATGTCTTGATGTAAGAGCTGAGGGACACGTGCACAAACGTCTTGATGTAAGAGCTGAGGGACACGTGCACAAATGTCTTGATGTAAGAGCTGAGGGACACATGCACAAATGTCTTGATGTAAGAGCTGAGGGACACATGCACAAACGTCTTGATGTAAGAGCTGAGGGACACATAAACAAGTGTCTTGATGAGCGAGCTGAGCGACACATGCACAAATGTCTTGATGTAAAATCTGAGGGACACGTGCACAAATGTCTTGATGTAAGAGCTGAGGGACATATGAACAATGGTCTTGATGTAAGAGCTGAGCGACACATGAACAATGGTATTGATGAGCGAGCTGAACGACACATGCACAAACGTCTTGATGGGCGAGCTGAGGGATACATAGACAAGTGTCTTGATGAGCGAGCTGAGCGACACATGAACAGTCGTCTTGATGTAAGAGCTGTGACAAATCTTCTGGAAAAACAAACACTGCAGATATGTTTTGAAGGAAGGCGACAGCAGTGA